Below is a genomic region from Geothermobacter hydrogeniphilus.
ACAAGCAACTGCCGAATACCCGGCAATTCAACGGCCGGCGCGGCATCTTCCAGCAGGGAACGCAACTGTTCGCGAACTTCATCCACCAGCGGCGCGGCCATAACCGAACCCGGTCGACAGAAAGAAAACAGGATCAGGAACAGTAACGACAGAGCGGGGACCTTCATGTCTTCCAGAATACCAGAAACCACCGTTCCCGTTTGCCGCGGCTTGAAGAGCGGCCGCTTTTTTGTCATAGTGCTAACGACTCAAGCAGAAGGAACCTCATGAACCTGACTGAAATCTTTCGCGCTCTCGGCCTCAACACTCCCCGCTGGCAGTGGCGTGCCATGCGCTGGGAGCGCGCCCTGCGAAACCTCAAACGGGGCGAACTGCCGACCACCTCGATCCAGGTCAGCCGGACGCTGATCCTTGCCAACCTGGTCTTTTTTGTCCTGATGATTGTCCAGGGAATGCTCGCCGGACAGGGCCTGCGCCCCCTGCTCTCCCCCGACGGCTACCTGTTGATCCATGCCGGCGCCCAGTACTGGCCGCTGGTCCTCAGCGAGGGAGAATGGTGGCGCTGCATCAGCTACGCCTTCACCCATGCCGGGCTGATCCACCTCGCTTTCAACATGGTGGTTCTCTACCAGGTCGGTCCGCTGGTCGAAAGCGAACTCGGTCCCGGTCGTTTCCTGACCCTCTACACCCTCTGCGCCCTGACCGGCTCCTGGGCCGATTATCTCTGGCATCCCCTGGCCCCGGTGGTCGGCGCCTCGTCCGCGATCTTCGGCCTGATCGGCTTTGCCGCCGTCCACTATCACCGCCTCGGTGATCCCGGGTCCATTCAGCGCCGCAACTTCATGCTGCAATGGGCGGTGTTCGCCTTTATCTTCGGGCTGCTGGTCGGGGCCGACAACGCCGGACATGCCGGCGGCGTCATCGGCGGGGTGATCTTCGGGCTGCTGCTGCCGATGAGCTGGCAGTTGCGGCGCGCCACGAACAAGCTGTTCCAGGTTCTCGGCGGCGTCAGCCTGCTGGTTCTGGTCGGCAGCCAGCTGATGCTGATTCTCTCCTGGTTTCAAAGCAGGGGATAATCGATGGCCAAGATCAAGTTTCCGGTCACCCCGGCCGTCCGCCTGCTGAAACAGCACCGGGTCGCCTTCATCCCGCACCTCTACAGCTACCAGGAGAAAGGCGGCACCGCCGCCTCGGCCCGGGAACTGGGGATCGACGAACACCGGGTGATCAAGACCCTGATCATGGAGGATGAACGACGGCAGCCGCTGATCGTCCTGATGCACGGCGACCGGGAAGTCTCAACCCGGCAACTGGCACGCACGATCGGCTGCAAATCGATCCAGCCCTGCGCGCCGGAGGTCGCCAACCGGCATTCCGGCTACCTGGTCGGCGGCACCTCTCCGTTCGGCACCCGAAAACAGATGCCGGTCTACATGGAGGAAAGTATTACGGACCTCGAAACCATTTACCTCAACGGCGGCAAACGCGGATTCCTGGTCGAGATCGCCGCAACCGATGTGACCCGCCTGCTCGAACCGCGACCGGTCCGGGTGGCCATCTGATCAGGAACCGAAACGGGAGCACACGATGACAGAAGCAGTTCAGAAAGCGGCGGAGATCCTGCGGAAGGCCGAAGCACTGGTCATCACCGCCGGCGCCGGCATGGGTGTCGACTCGGGCCTGCCCGACTTCCGCGGCGACCATGGCTTCTGGAACGCCTACCCCATGTACCGACACCTCGGCATCAACTTTGTCGGCGCCGCCAACCCGGAGCATTTTGAACGCGACCCGGCCTTCGGCTGGGGATTCTATGGTCACCGCACCAACCTCTACCGCGAAACCAAACCACATGCCGGATTCGATCTCCTGCAATCCTGGGCCGCGCGTTTCAATCTCGACACCTTTGTCGTCACCTCCAATGTCGACGGCCAGTTCCAGAAAGCAGGGTTCGCCGAGGAGCAGATCCTCGAAGTACACGGCTCCATCCATCACCTGCAGTGCCTGATTCCCTGCAGCAACGCGATCTGGCCGAACCGGGAAGAGATAGCGGTCGACTTCGACTCGATGCGCGCCGACCGGGTGCCGCAATGCCCCCATTGCGGCGGCACGGCGCGACCGAACATCCTGATGTTCGGCGACTGTTCCTGGTTGCCGCAGCGCAGCCACGGTCAGCAGATGCGTTTCGACCTGTTCTGCGACCAGCACCGCGACCGGCGGCTGGCGGTGGTCGAAATGGGCGCCGGAACCGCCATCCCCACCATCCGCCATATCAGCGAAAGGCTCGGCGGCCGGTCGAACGCCGGGGTGGTCCGCATCAACCCGCGCGAGGCCCATATCCGGCCGCCGCACATCGGTCTACCCTGCGGCGCCCTCGAAGGCTTGCGGGCCATCGATCAACTGCTCAGCTGACAATCGAAGGAGTTGCCATGAAACCCTCAGCCCTGCTCACCGACCTTTACCAGCTGACCATGCTGGCCGGCTACCGGCG
It encodes:
- a CDS encoding rhomboid family intramembrane serine protease, whose product is MNLTEIFRALGLNTPRWQWRAMRWERALRNLKRGELPTTSIQVSRTLILANLVFFVLMIVQGMLAGQGLRPLLSPDGYLLIHAGAQYWPLVLSEGEWWRCISYAFTHAGLIHLAFNMVVLYQVGPLVESELGPGRFLTLYTLCALTGSWADYLWHPLAPVVGASSAIFGLIGFAAVHYHRLGDPGSIQRRNFMLQWAVFAFIFGLLVGADNAGHAGGVIGGVIFGLLLPMSWQLRRATNKLFQVLGGVSLLVLVGSQLMLILSWFQSRG
- the ybaK gene encoding Cys-tRNA(Pro) deacylase, encoding MAKIKFPVTPAVRLLKQHRVAFIPHLYSYQEKGGTAASARELGIDEHRVIKTLIMEDERRQPLIVLMHGDREVSTRQLARTIGCKSIQPCAPEVANRHSGYLVGGTSPFGTRKQMPVYMEESITDLETIYLNGGKRGFLVEIAATDVTRLLEPRPVRVAI
- a CDS encoding SIR2 family NAD-dependent protein deacylase, with product MTEAVQKAAEILRKAEALVITAGAGMGVDSGLPDFRGDHGFWNAYPMYRHLGINFVGAANPEHFERDPAFGWGFYGHRTNLYRETKPHAGFDLLQSWAARFNLDTFVVTSNVDGQFQKAGFAEEQILEVHGSIHHLQCLIPCSNAIWPNREEIAVDFDSMRADRVPQCPHCGGTARPNILMFGDCSWLPQRSHGQQMRFDLFCDQHRDRRLAVVEMGAGTAIPTIRHISERLGGRSNAGVVRINPREAHIRPPHIGLPCGALEGLRAIDQLLS